The Streptomyces sp. SS1-1 genome has a segment encoding these proteins:
- a CDS encoding metallopeptidase family protein translates to MDTPVPPRAVGPGPRRRDRHGRGMRGPIAPPQVPLAASRADAFADLVQDSVERLERRWPQLADIDFLVLEVPRLDGSWNDEAVPLGGTVAARDGRPARVVVYRRPVEIRTKGRDERAALVHEVVVEQVAEVLGLTPETVDPRYGED, encoded by the coding sequence ATGGACACCCCCGTACCGCCCCGTGCCGTCGGCCCCGGGCCCCGCCGCCGTGATCGCCACGGACGGGGCATGCGCGGCCCGATCGCACCACCCCAGGTCCCCCTGGCCGCCAGCCGCGCCGACGCGTTCGCCGACCTGGTCCAGGACTCCGTGGAGCGCCTGGAACGCCGCTGGCCGCAGCTCGCCGACATCGATTTCCTCGTCCTCGAGGTGCCGCGCCTGGACGGCAGCTGGAACGACGAGGCGGTCCCGCTCGGCGGCACCGTCGCCGCCCGCGACGGACGGCCGGCCCGGGTGGTCGTCTACCGCAGGCCGGTGGAGATCCGCACCAAGGGCCGGGACGAGCGCGCGGCCCTGGTGCACGAGGTGGTCGTGGAACAGGTCGCCGAGGTGCTGGGACTGACCCCGGAGACGGTCGATCCCCGGTACGGGGAGGACTGA
- a CDS encoding DUF5719 family protein, translated as MNRTTLSLIAGATALAAVTGFAAVTAPDTSGTGTAATAAELPVERTSLTCPTPSLSDLAETTYTSFTPVTRGTGGEGRAELRPAATESTDGKTGKDGKTGKKTSDKGGKDKAGTAAKPVLAAKEPGKPVTVDDSGSESPALVGTADGKFAPGWTVQQTTEVAAGTGRGLLGVTCTAPDTDFWFPGASTAADRTDYVHLVNPDDSAAVVDIELYGRDGALETTAGEGITVAPHSDDPVLLSTLTTEKQDNMTVHVSVRSGRVGASVQALDDKLGGDWLSASVDPGGSVVIPGIPKDATAVRLIAFAPGDADADLKVRLSSPSGQITPAGHETLHLKAGMTGAVDLGDVMRGEPGSLVLTPTDRSVPVVAAVRVVRGKGAGQETAFIPATRPVGTRATVVDNRAKGTTLSLTAPFGAAKVKVTASAGSEGGTAASKSFTIKAGTTQQIEAPVPSGVKGTYALTVESVSGGEVHGARTLTEGKDGVSAFTVQTLSDDRGLVAVPDAEQDLSVLQK; from the coding sequence GTGAACCGCACCACCCTGTCCCTGATCGCCGGTGCCACCGCCCTCGCCGCCGTCACCGGGTTCGCCGCCGTCACCGCCCCGGACACCTCCGGGACCGGCACCGCCGCCACGGCCGCCGAACTGCCCGTGGAGCGCACGAGCCTGACCTGCCCCACGCCGAGCCTCTCGGACCTGGCGGAGACGACGTACACGTCGTTCACGCCGGTCACCAGGGGGACCGGCGGCGAGGGCAGGGCCGAACTGCGCCCGGCCGCCACCGAGTCGACGGACGGCAAGACCGGCAAGGACGGCAAGACCGGCAAGAAGACCTCGGACAAGGGCGGCAAGGACAAGGCCGGCACCGCCGCCAAGCCGGTCCTGGCGGCCAAGGAGCCGGGCAAGCCGGTCACCGTGGACGACTCCGGCTCCGAGTCGCCGGCCCTGGTCGGCACCGCCGACGGCAAGTTCGCCCCCGGCTGGACCGTGCAGCAGACCACCGAGGTCGCCGCCGGCACCGGCCGTGGTCTGCTCGGCGTCACCTGCACGGCACCGGACACCGACTTCTGGTTCCCGGGCGCCAGCACGGCGGCCGACCGCACGGACTACGTGCACCTGGTGAACCCGGACGACTCCGCCGCCGTCGTCGACATCGAGCTGTACGGCCGGGACGGCGCCCTGGAGACCACCGCGGGCGAGGGCATCACCGTCGCGCCGCACTCCGACGACCCGGTCCTGCTGTCCACGCTCACCACCGAGAAGCAGGACAACATGACCGTGCACGTGAGCGTGCGCAGCGGCCGTGTCGGCGCCTCGGTGCAGGCCCTGGACGACAAGCTGGGCGGCGACTGGCTGAGCGCGTCCGTCGACCCCGGCGGGAGCGTCGTGATACCCGGCATCCCGAAGGACGCGACGGCGGTGCGGCTGATCGCGTTCGCGCCGGGTGACGCGGACGCGGACCTGAAGGTGCGGCTCTCCTCGCCCTCCGGCCAGATCACCCCGGCCGGGCACGAGACGCTGCATCTGAAGGCGGGCATGACCGGCGCGGTGGACCTCGGCGACGTCATGCGCGGCGAGCCGGGCTCGCTGGTGCTGACCCCGACGGACCGCTCGGTGCCGGTGGTCGCCGCCGTGCGCGTGGTGCGCGGCAAGGGCGCCGGGCAGGAGACGGCGTTCATACCGGCGACCCGGCCGGTCGGCACGCGGGCGACCGTCGTGGACAACCGGGCGAAGGGCACGACCCTGTCGCTGACGGCACCGTTCGGCGCGGCGAAGGTCAAGGTCACCGCGTCCGCCGGCAGCGAGGGCGGCACGGCGGCCTCGAAGTCGTTCACGATCAAGGCGGGGACGACCCAGCAGATCGAGGCACCCGTGCCGAGCGGCGTGAAGGGCACCTACGCCCTGACGGTGGAGTCGGTGTCCGGCGGCGAGGTCCACGGGGCACGGACGCTCACGGAGGGGAAGGACGGGGTGTCCGCCTTCACCGTGCAGACCCTGTCCGACGACCGCGGCCTGGTGGCCGTCCCGGACGCCGAACAGGACCTCTCGGTCCTCCAGAAGTAG
- a CDS encoding glycosyltransferase family 2 protein — MSVHSHTAAQHDAAATPEFPRHVVTAVLVSHDGARWLPDALAGLLGQERPVQSAVAADTGSADHSAQLLSDALGDERVLHLARRTGFGQAVEEANRTAPVLTPDDLTYLKRPSGWDPVTRTWRDDTYDLPELPHGEPVQWLWLLHDDCAPEPDALAQLLRVVENEMELGRDDVAVVGPKLRGWYDRRALLEVGVTIANSGRRWTGLDRREQDQGQHDHVRPVLSVSTAGMLIRRDVFEELGGFDRHLPLMRDDVDLCWRATAAGHRVLIAPEAVVRHAEAASRERRAVDCVGRTAASPHKVDKAGAVYTLLVNTRGAALPWVLLRLVLGTVLRTLAYLVGKVPGQALDEIRGLMGTLLRPERIIAGRRRRGAPAIDKGELRALFPPPGATVRATVEQVASSVVGRSDPEAASGAGRHGSAIESGPGGDDADFLEIEQFARLKRIARKPAPVLFLVLLLVSLIACRELLGGGALAGGALLPAPADAGELWSHYVDAWHPVGAGGTASAPPYLAIVATLASLLLGSTGLAVTVLLVGSVPLAGLTAYFASRPLVESRLLRAWAAVVYAFLPAATGALAGGRIGTAVLAVLLPLIARAGIAASGLAHPSGTRGSWRATWAYALLLTITTAFTPIVWPIALILGLALLAVRRTDITAYGLRFLAQVGVPLLVLAPWSLSLLPFGFFQEAGLDFGPSAASALDLLNASPGGPGTVDGLMLAGIVLAALAALLRSERQPAIRTAWAVALLGLVFAVLSNRSAWAGPATLVYGLALLAAALLGADGARARVAEQSFGWRQPVAALVAFAAAAGPFLLAAGWMIRGADGPLERRDPVQVPAFVAEESGTRDQARTLVLDSDSTARVGYVLVRGSGARLGDAELALADGENTRLDKIVANLVAGSGADQADQLGAFAVRYVLVRKGAPREVARVLDATPGLSRLSQQKGSALWRIDRQVSRAAIVAGSGSGSAAAAVAPQPVAAGPVDIHTTIKAGAEGRVLRLADTADDGWTATLDGRPLTPTTVDGWAQGFELPADGGTLDVTYDDPFTHTAWLWAQGLLAVVLVVMALPGRRRDIDDDLPEEEPVPAEAMAGDGRRARRLRAQAEAEAAAAAPGTDAPEAGAPEVGAPEAGGFDPGAFDADGFPLPPGQPPAPADIPQQGSYGEWDTPGHQSPGPEYGGYQGDQYQDGDQYQDARQYQDGQQQYQDAQQYAGGGYDQQYQGDPYQGGQYDPYAYGGQDQTGAYDASYGQTYQQGYDPAYDPARQDPHGNERSDGSQQ, encoded by the coding sequence ATGTCCGTGCACAGCCACACGGCAGCCCAGCACGACGCCGCTGCCACACCTGAGTTCCCGCGTCATGTGGTGACCGCGGTCCTCGTCTCCCACGACGGCGCCCGCTGGCTGCCCGACGCGCTCGCCGGGCTGCTGGGCCAGGAGCGCCCCGTCCAGTCCGCCGTCGCCGCGGACACCGGCAGCGCCGACCACTCCGCGCAGCTGCTCAGCGACGCCCTCGGCGACGAGCGCGTCCTGCACCTCGCGAGGCGCACCGGCTTCGGCCAGGCCGTCGAGGAGGCCAACCGCACGGCCCCCGTCCTCACCCCGGACGACCTCACCTATCTCAAGCGGCCCAGCGGCTGGGACCCCGTCACGCGCACCTGGCGCGACGACACCTACGACCTGCCCGAACTCCCCCACGGGGAGCCGGTCCAGTGGCTGTGGCTCCTGCACGACGACTGCGCGCCCGAACCCGACGCCCTGGCCCAGCTGCTGCGCGTCGTGGAGAACGAGATGGAGCTGGGCCGCGACGACGTCGCCGTCGTCGGCCCGAAGCTGCGCGGCTGGTACGACCGCCGGGCGCTCCTTGAGGTCGGCGTCACCATCGCCAACTCCGGCCGCCGCTGGACCGGTCTGGACCGCCGCGAGCAGGACCAGGGGCAGCACGACCACGTGCGCCCGGTCCTGTCCGTCTCCACCGCCGGCATGCTGATCCGGCGTGACGTCTTCGAGGAGCTCGGCGGCTTCGACCGGCACCTGCCCCTCATGCGGGACGACGTCGACCTGTGCTGGCGCGCCACCGCCGCCGGCCACCGCGTCCTCATCGCCCCCGAGGCCGTCGTCCGGCACGCCGAGGCCGCCTCCCGCGAGCGCCGCGCCGTCGACTGCGTGGGCCGCACCGCCGCCTCCCCGCACAAGGTCGACAAGGCCGGCGCCGTCTACACCCTCCTCGTCAACACCCGTGGCGCCGCGCTGCCCTGGGTGCTGCTGCGCCTCGTCCTCGGCACCGTGCTGCGCACCCTCGCCTACCTCGTGGGCAAGGTCCCCGGCCAGGCCCTCGACGAGATCCGCGGCCTCATGGGCACCCTGCTGCGCCCCGAGCGGATCATCGCCGGCCGGCGACGGCGCGGCGCACCCGCCATCGACAAGGGCGAGCTGCGCGCCCTGTTCCCGCCGCCCGGCGCGACCGTGCGGGCCACCGTCGAACAGGTCGCGAGCAGCGTCGTCGGCCGCTCCGACCCCGAAGCGGCCTCCGGCGCGGGCCGCCACGGCAGCGCGATCGAGTCCGGACCCGGCGGCGACGACGCCGACTTCCTGGAGATCGAGCAGTTCGCGCGCCTCAAGCGCATCGCCCGCAAACCCGCCCCGGTGCTCTTCCTCGTCCTGCTGCTCGTCTCGCTGATCGCCTGCCGTGAACTCCTCGGCGGCGGCGCGCTCGCGGGCGGCGCCCTGCTGCCCGCCCCGGCCGACGCCGGCGAGCTGTGGTCGCACTACGTGGACGCCTGGCACCCCGTCGGCGCCGGCGGCACCGCGTCCGCCCCGCCGTACCTCGCGATCGTCGCGACGCTCGCCTCCCTGCTGCTCGGCTCCACCGGGCTCGCCGTCACCGTCCTGCTCGTCGGCTCGGTGCCGCTGGCCGGGCTCACCGCGTACTTCGCCTCCCGCCCGCTCGTCGAGTCCCGGCTGCTGCGCGCGTGGGCCGCCGTCGTCTACGCCTTCCTGCCCGCCGCCACCGGCGCCCTCGCCGGCGGCCGGATCGGCACCGCCGTCCTCGCCGTGCTGCTGCCGCTGATCGCACGCGCCGGCATCGCGGCCAGCGGCCTGGCGCACCCCTCCGGCACCCGCGGAAGCTGGCGCGCCACCTGGGCCTACGCCCTGCTGCTGACCATCACCACCGCCTTCACCCCGATCGTGTGGCCGATCGCGCTGATCCTCGGCCTCGCCCTCCTCGCGGTGCGGCGCACCGACATCACCGCCTACGGGCTGCGCTTCCTCGCCCAGGTCGGCGTGCCCCTGCTGGTGCTCGCCCCCTGGTCGCTGTCGCTGCTGCCGTTCGGCTTCTTCCAGGAGGCCGGCCTGGACTTCGGCCCGTCGGCCGCGTCCGCCCTCGACCTGCTCAACGCCAGCCCCGGCGGCCCCGGCACGGTCGACGGGCTGATGCTCGCCGGGATCGTGCTGGCCGCGCTGGCCGCCCTGCTGCGCTCCGAGCGGCAGCCGGCCATCCGGACGGCATGGGCGGTCGCGCTGCTCGGCCTCGTCTTCGCGGTCCTGTCCAACCGCTCGGCCTGGGCCGGGCCCGCCACCCTCGTGTACGGCCTCGCCCTGCTGGCCGCCGCCCTGCTCGGCGCCGACGGGGCACGCGCCCGCGTGGCCGAGCAGAGCTTCGGCTGGCGTCAGCCGGTCGCCGCGCTGGTCGCCTTCGCCGCCGCGGCGGGCCCCTTCCTGCTCGCCGCCGGCTGGATGATCCGCGGCGCCGACGGACCGCTGGAGCGCCGCGACCCCGTGCAGGTGCCCGCGTTCGTCGCCGAGGAGAGCGGCACCCGCGACCAGGCCCGCACCCTCGTCCTCGACAGCGACTCCACGGCCCGCGTCGGATACGTTCTGGTCCGCGGCTCCGGCGCCCGCCTCGGCGACGCCGAACTCGCCCTGGCCGACGGGGAGAACACCCGGCTGGACAAGATCGTGGCGAACCTCGTCGCCGGTTCCGGGGCCGATCAGGCCGACCAGCTCGGCGCGTTCGCCGTGCGCTACGTCCTCGTCCGCAAGGGCGCGCCGCGCGAGGTCGCGCGCGTCCTGGACGCCACGCCCGGTCTGTCGCGGCTCAGCCAGCAGAAGGGCAGCGCGCTCTGGCGGATCGACCGGCAGGTGTCCCGCGCGGCGATCGTCGCCGGGTCCGGGTCCGGATCCGCGGCCGCGGCCGTCGCGCCGCAGCCCGTCGCCGCCGGACCGGTGGACATCCACACCACGATCAAGGCCGGTGCCGAGGGCCGCGTCCTGCGCCTCGCCGACACCGCCGACGACGGCTGGACGGCCACCCTGGACGGCCGGCCGCTCACGCCGACGACCGTCGACGGCTGGGCGCAGGGCTTCGAACTGCCCGCCGACGGCGGCACCCTGGACGTCACCTACGACGACCCGTTCACCCACACCGCCTGGCTGTGGGCACAGGGACTCCTCGCCGTCGTCCTCGTCGTGATGGCCCTCCCGGGCCGGCGCCGCGACATCGACGACGACCTGCCCGAGGAGGAGCCCGTCCCCGCCGAGGCCATGGCCGGCGATGGCCGGCGGGCCCGCAGGCTGCGCGCCCAGGCGGAGGCCGAGGCCGCCGCGGCAGCTCCGGGGACGGACGCCCCGGAGGCCGGCGCCCCCGAGGTCGGCGCCCCTGAGGCCGGTGGGTTCGACCCCGGTGCCTTCGACGCCGACGGCTTCCCGCTCCCGCCCGGACAGCCGCCCGCCCCGGCGGACATCCCGCAGCAGGGCTCCTACGGCGAGTGGGACACCCCCGGCCACCAGAGCCCGGGCCCCGAGTACGGCGGCTACCAGGGCGACCAGTACCAGGACGGCGACCAGTACCAGGACGCCCGGCAGTACCAGGACGGTCAGCAGCAGTACCAGGACGCCCAGCAGTACGCGGGCGGCGGTTACGACCAGCAGTACCAGGGCGATCCCTACCAGGGCGGCCAGTACGACCCGTACGCGTACGGCGGGCAGGACCAGACCGGGGCCTACGACGCCTCCTACGGCCAGACCTACCAGCAGGGCTACGACCCCGCGTACGACCCGGCGCGGCAGGATCCGCACGGCAACGAGCGTTCCGACGGGAGCCAGCAGTGA
- a CDS encoding WhiB family transcriptional regulator, with the protein MTELVQQLLVDDADEELGWQERALCAQTDPESFFPEKGGSTREAKKVCLACEVRSECLEYALANDERFGIWGGLSERERRRLKKAAV; encoded by the coding sequence ATGACCGAGCTGGTGCAGCAACTGCTGGTCGACGACGCGGACGAGGAGCTCGGCTGGCAGGAGCGCGCACTGTGCGCCCAGACCGACCCCGAGTCCTTCTTCCCCGAGAAGGGCGGCTCGACCCGGGAGGCCAAGAAGGTCTGCCTCGCCTGCGAGGTCCGCTCCGAGTGCCTCGAGTACGCCCTCGCCAACGACGAGCGCTTCGGGATCTGGGGCGGCCTGTCCGAGCGCGAGCGGCGCCGGCTGAAGAAGGCGGCCGTCTGA
- a CDS encoding cysteine dioxygenase, which translates to MNSDSDLQIAGDILEVPHLLQAPREHPSTVAEFVGLARSLAADRSQWEHLVQYDATTRWYHRLRTGPGYEVWLLSWVPGQGSGPHDHGPSSGVLTVLEGTLTEHTERGTRALRPGDERVFAPGYTHDVVNDALEPAVSLHVYYPGLTEMPMVPRSQLRAAPAPAACEARPVTA; encoded by the coding sequence ATGAACAGCGACAGCGACCTCCAGATCGCCGGCGACATCCTCGAAGTCCCGCACCTCCTCCAGGCCCCGCGCGAGCACCCGTCCACCGTGGCGGAGTTCGTCGGCCTGGCCCGCTCCCTCGCCGCCGACCGGTCGCAGTGGGAACACCTCGTCCAGTACGACGCGACGACGCGCTGGTACCACCGGCTGCGCACCGGCCCCGGCTACGAGGTGTGGCTGCTGTCCTGGGTGCCCGGGCAGGGCAGCGGCCCGCACGACCACGGCCCGTCCTCCGGCGTGCTCACGGTGCTGGAGGGCACCCTGACCGAGCACACCGAACGCGGCACGCGCGCCCTGCGCCCCGGTGACGAGCGCGTCTTCGCACCCGGCTACACCCACGACGTCGTGAACGACGCGCTGGAGCCCGCGGTCAGCCTGCACGTCTACTACCCGGGCCTGACCGAGATGCCGATGGTCCCGCGCTCCCAGCTCCGGGCCGCCCCGGCGCCCGCCGCCTGCGAGGCGCGCCCGGTGACCGCCTGA
- the cofD gene encoding 2-phospho-L-lactate transferase — MRIVVLAGGIGGARFLRGLKRAAPDADITVIGNTGDDIHLFGLKVCPDLDTVMYTLGGGINEEQGWGRADETFHLKEELAAYGVGPEWFGLGDRDFATHIVRTQMIGAGYPLSAVTQALCDRWQPGVRLIPMTDDRVETHVAVEIDGERKAVHFQEYWVRLRASVPAEAIVPVGAEQAKPAPGVLEAIGEADVVLFPPSNPVVSVGTILAVPGIREAIADAGVPVVGLSPIVGGAPVRGMADKVLAAVGVESTAAAVAEHYGSGLLDGWLVDTVDEKAVERVEAAGIRCRAVPLMMTDEDAAAQMAREALTLAEEVRGA, encoded by the coding sequence ATGCGCATTGTGGTTCTGGCAGGCGGCATCGGCGGTGCCCGGTTCCTGCGTGGTCTGAAGCGGGCCGCGCCGGACGCGGACATCACGGTCATCGGCAACACCGGGGACGACATCCACCTCTTCGGGCTGAAGGTCTGCCCGGACCTCGACACGGTGATGTACACGCTCGGCGGCGGCATCAACGAGGAGCAGGGCTGGGGCCGGGCCGACGAGACCTTCCATCTGAAGGAGGAGCTCGCCGCCTACGGGGTGGGCCCGGAGTGGTTCGGCCTCGGCGACCGGGACTTCGCCACGCACATCGTGCGGACGCAGATGATCGGCGCCGGCTATCCGCTCAGCGCCGTCACGCAGGCGCTGTGCGACCGCTGGCAGCCCGGCGTGCGGCTGATCCCCATGACCGACGACCGCGTCGAGACGCATGTCGCCGTCGAGATCGACGGCGAGCGCAAGGCCGTCCACTTCCAGGAGTACTGGGTGCGGCTGCGCGCCTCGGTGCCCGCCGAGGCGATCGTCCCGGTCGGCGCCGAGCAGGCCAAGCCGGCGCCCGGCGTCCTGGAGGCGATCGGGGAGGCGGACGTCGTGCTGTTCCCGCCGTCCAACCCGGTCGTCTCGGTCGGCACCATCCTGGCCGTGCCCGGCATCCGCGAGGCCATCGCCGACGCGGGCGTGCCGGTCGTCGGCCTCTCCCCCATCGTCGGGGGCGCGCCCGTGCGCGGAATGGCCGACAAGGTCCTCGCGGCGGTCGGCGTGGAGTCGACGGCCGCGGCGGTCGCCGAGCACTACGGCTCGGGGCTGCTGGACGGCTGGCTCGTCGACACCGTGGACGAGAAGGCCGTGGAGCGGGTCGAGGCGGCCGGGATCCGCTGCCGGGCCGTACCGCTGATGATGACCGACGAGGACGCGGCCGCGCAGATGGCCCGGGAGGCGCTGACGCTGGCCGAGGAGGTGCGGGGCGCGTGA
- a CDS encoding coenzyme F420-0:L-glutamate ligase translates to MSGPSAEGFRVWAVPGMPEVRPGDDLAKLIAAAEPDLADGDVLLVTSKIVSKAEGRIVEAADREAAIDAETVRVVARRGPLRIVENRQGLVMAAAGVDASNTRPGTVLLLPEDADASARAIRAGLRDALGVDVGVLVTDTFGRPWRTGLTDVAIGAAGVRVLDDLRGGEDAHGNPLSATVVATADELAAAGDLVKGKAAGLPVAVVRGLAHTVTGDDGTGARALVREARDDMFRLGTSEAVREAVTQRRTVRAFTDEPVDPGAVRRAVAAAVTAPAPHHTTPWRFVLLESAGARTRLLDAMKEAWIADLRRDGKSEESIAKRVRRGDVLRHAPYLVVPCLVMDGAHTYGDPRRDSAEREMFVVAAGAGVQNFLVALAGERLGSAWVSSTMFCRDVVRETLGLPADWDPMGAVAVGHPAQEPRPRPEREASSFIEVR, encoded by the coding sequence GTGAGCGGGCCGTCCGCCGAGGGGTTCCGCGTCTGGGCCGTGCCGGGGATGCCCGAGGTCCGGCCGGGCGACGACCTCGCCAAGCTGATCGCCGCCGCCGAGCCGGACCTCGCTGACGGGGACGTCCTGCTGGTCACGTCGAAGATCGTGTCCAAGGCCGAGGGCCGGATCGTCGAGGCCGCCGACCGGGAGGCCGCGATCGACGCGGAGACCGTCCGGGTCGTGGCGCGCCGCGGCCCCCTGCGCATCGTGGAGAACCGGCAGGGCCTGGTCATGGCGGCCGCCGGGGTCGACGCCTCCAACACCCGGCCCGGGACCGTGCTGCTACTCCCCGAGGACGCGGACGCCTCCGCGCGCGCGATCCGCGCCGGGCTGCGCGACGCGCTCGGCGTCGACGTCGGCGTCCTCGTCACGGACACCTTCGGGCGGCCCTGGCGGACGGGGCTCACGGACGTGGCGATCGGCGCCGCCGGTGTGCGGGTCCTCGACGACCTGCGCGGCGGCGAGGACGCCCACGGCAACCCGCTGAGCGCGACCGTCGTGGCGACCGCCGACGAACTCGCCGCCGCCGGCGACCTGGTGAAGGGCAAGGCCGCGGGGCTGCCCGTCGCGGTGGTGCGCGGCCTCGCGCACACGGTGACCGGGGACGACGGGACGGGCGCGCGGGCCCTGGTGCGCGAGGCGCGCGACGACATGTTCCGGCTCGGCACGTCGGAGGCCGTCCGCGAGGCGGTCACCCAGCGCCGTACCGTGCGGGCGTTCACGGACGAGCCCGTCGACCCGGGGGCCGTGCGCCGCGCGGTCGCCGCGGCCGTCACCGCGCCCGCGCCGCACCACACGACGCCCTGGCGGTTCGTGCTGCTGGAGTCCGCCGGCGCGCGCACCCGGCTGCTGGACGCCATGAAGGAGGCGTGGATCGCCGATCTGCGCCGGGACGGCAAGAGCGAGGAGTCCATCGCCAAGCGGGTACGGCGCGGCGACGTGCTGCGCCACGCCCCGTACCTGGTGGTGCCGTGCCTGGTGATGGACGGCGCCCACACGTACGGCGACCCGCGCCGGGACTCCGCCGAGCGGGAGATGTTCGTCGTCGCGGCCGGCGCCGGTGTGCAGAACTTCCTGGTGGCGCTGGCCGGGGAGCGGCTCGGCTCGGCCTGGGTGTCGTCGACCATGTTCTGCCGTGACGTCGTGCGCGAGACGCTCGGACTGCCCGCGGACTGGGACCCGATGGGCGCCGTGGCGGTCGGGCATCCGGCGCAGGAGCCGCGGCCCCGCCCGGAGCGGGAGGCGTCGTCCTTCATCGAGGTGCGCTGA
- a CDS encoding DNA-3-methyladenine glycosylase family protein, whose protein sequence is MAGRFPQRPTRTTVRGGQVAVPAGVPRQAAAPARVRTWTPDGPLDLGLVLGPLRRGPGDPTFRATPDGAVWRTALTPAGPGTLRVTARGAEVRGEAWGPGAEWLLEQLPEMLGAADDPSVFVPRHRVVAQARHRRPGLRLTRTGLVMESLIPSILEQKVTTDEAYRAWRLLVRAYGEPAPGPTPERMCVMPHPRTWALIPSWEWHRAGVDDKRASTVLRAVRVAARMEEAVRMPPAEAQARLELVPGIGPWTSAEVVQRSHGAPDAVTVGDVHLPGIVGFALAGDRDADDAVMLELLEPYAGQRHRAARLILLSGRVPARRMPKMPRVDIGRW, encoded by the coding sequence GTGGCAGGACGATTCCCCCAGCGGCCCACGCGTACGACCGTGCGCGGCGGGCAGGTCGCCGTGCCCGCGGGGGTGCCGCGTCAGGCGGCGGCGCCCGCGCGCGTGCGGACCTGGACGCCGGACGGGCCGCTCGACCTCGGGCTGGTGCTGGGTCCGCTGCGGCGCGGGCCGGGCGACCCGACGTTCCGGGCGACACCGGACGGCGCCGTGTGGCGGACCGCGCTCACTCCGGCCGGGCCGGGCACGCTGCGGGTCACCGCGCGCGGGGCCGAGGTACGGGGCGAGGCGTGGGGGCCGGGTGCCGAGTGGCTGCTGGAGCAGCTGCCGGAGATGCTCGGCGCCGCCGACGACCCGTCCGTCTTCGTGCCCCGGCACCGGGTGGTCGCCCAGGCCCGGCACCGACGGCCCGGACTGCGGCTGACCCGCACCGGTCTGGTGATGGAGTCGCTGATCCCGTCGATCCTGGAGCAGAAGGTCACGACCGACGAGGCGTACCGGGCGTGGCGGCTGCTGGTGCGCGCGTACGGCGAGCCGGCGCCGGGGCCCACGCCCGAGCGGATGTGTGTGATGCCCCACCCGCGGACCTGGGCGCTGATCCCGTCCTGGGAGTGGCACCGGGCGGGCGTGGACGACAAGCGGGCGTCGACGGTCCTGCGGGCCGTGCGGGTCGCCGCCCGGATGGAGGAGGCGGTCCGGATGCCGCCGGCCGAGGCGCAGGCCCGGCTGGAGCTGGTGCCGGGGATCGGGCCGTGGACGTCGGCGGAGGTCGTGCAGCGCAGTCATGGCGCTCCGGACGCGGTGACCGTGGGGGACGTGCACCTTCCGGGGATCGTGGGGTTCGCGCTGGCCGGGGACCGGGACGCGGACGACGCCGTGATGCTGGAGCTGCTGGAGCCGTACGCGGGGCAGCGGCACCGGGCGGCCCGGCTGATCCTGCTCAGCGGGCGGGTGCCGGCGCGGCGGATGCCGAAGATGCCCCGGGTGGACATCGGGCGCTGGTGA